In the Longimicrobiaceae bacterium genome, one interval contains:
- a CDS encoding DUF2254 domain-containing protein produces MLARLTMVWVKVRDSLWFLPGVLTLAAAGIAVALTEAERGGDLLPELGPSWIFAGRAEGARGVLSAIAGGLITVTGVVFSVTIVALQLASSQFTPRVLRNFTADRANQLVLGVFIGTFAYTILVLRTIYGGADGEEGFVPRVAVTGAVLLVMVSIGCLIFFISHAARSIQVSAILDRVAMETLRDVQRLFPDQVGHADEVEVPDPRPPEHDSAPVTAAESGYLQAVDSAALFQLGERGGRVIAMVPQMGDFVVAGEALASVAPPEAVDDELVAGVRTAFVLGPERTPEQDVEFGIIEISDIAVKALSPGINDPTTAMHCIDRLGEILLAFGARRPPRARRTEHGVVHFIARYTTFERALGLAFDQIAHFGASNPAIPKRLLNVLGKLEALLPERHHGTVRAQVDAVLRLSRGALDDPAHAAAVERAAGPAQRAEGADLAPRGD; encoded by the coding sequence ATGCTGGCACGGCTGACGATGGTCTGGGTGAAGGTGCGGGACAGCCTGTGGTTCCTCCCGGGCGTCCTCACCCTGGCGGCCGCCGGCATTGCGGTGGCGCTCACCGAGGCGGAGCGGGGCGGGGATCTGCTCCCGGAGCTGGGCCCCTCCTGGATCTTCGCCGGGCGCGCGGAGGGGGCGCGGGGGGTGCTCAGCGCCATCGCCGGGGGGCTCATCACGGTGACGGGCGTGGTCTTCTCCGTGACCATCGTGGCGCTGCAGCTCGCGAGCAGCCAGTTCACCCCCCGCGTGCTCCGCAACTTCACGGCGGACCGCGCCAACCAGCTCGTGCTGGGGGTGTTCATCGGCACCTTCGCATACACCATCCTGGTGCTCCGCACCATCTACGGCGGCGCGGACGGGGAGGAGGGGTTCGTCCCCCGGGTGGCGGTGACGGGGGCGGTGCTGCTGGTGATGGTGAGCATCGGCTGCCTGATCTTCTTCATCAGCCACGCGGCGCGCTCAATCCAGGTGTCGGCCATCCTGGACCGCGTGGCGATGGAGACGCTGCGCGACGTGCAGCGCCTCTTCCCCGACCAGGTGGGGCACGCGGACGAGGTGGAGGTCCCGGACCCCCGCCCCCCGGAGCACGACTCCGCACCCGTGACGGCGGCGGAGTCCGGCTACCTCCAGGCGGTGGACTCGGCGGCGCTGTTCCAGCTCGGGGAGCGTGGGGGGCGGGTGATCGCCATGGTGCCGCAGATGGGGGACTTCGTGGTCGCGGGGGAGGCGCTCGCCTCGGTAGCGCCCCCGGAGGCGGTGGACGACGAGCTGGTGGCGGGGGTCCGCACGGCCTTCGTGCTGGGGCCGGAGCGCACGCCGGAGCAGGACGTGGAGTTCGGGATCATCGAGATCTCGGACATCGCGGTGAAGGCGCTCTCGCCCGGGATCAACGACCCGACCACCGCCATGCACTGCATCGACCGCCTGGGCGAGATCCTGCTGGCCTTCGGGGCGCGCCGGCCGCCGCGGGCGCGCCGGACGGAGCACGGCGTGGTGCACTTCATCGCCCGCTACACCACCTTCGAGCGGGCGCTGGGCCTTGCCTTCGACCAGATCGCCCACTTCGGCGCCTCGAACCCGGCCATCCCCAAGCGGCTGCTGAACGTGCTGGGGAAGCTCGAAGCGCTCCTCCCGGAGCGGCACCACGGCACCGTTCGGGCGCAGGTGGACGCCGTCCTCCGCCTCTCGCGCGGCGCGCTGGACGACCCGGCCCACGCTGCGGCCGTGGAGCGGGCCGCCGGACCCGCCCAGCGTGCCGAGGGTGCAGATCTTGCGCCGCGCGGAGACTGA